The Dehalococcoidia bacterium genome includes the window GCGGGCGTTACCCCTCAACCGGCACGGTCTGGGAGCGCGAGAGGCCGCCCGCCGTTGGGCTGATGGTAATGTGGATACCGTGTCCGCCCGCCACCACCAGCAGCACATCCTCCGCGCGGCGGGCCGGCGGAATCAGCGTGTCGGCGGAGAAGTCAGGGAACTCGTCGTAGCGGAAGTTCCGCACCGCCTGCATGTCCTCCGCGGGCAAGTCCCCCGCGCGGACGTGAGCGCGCTCGAAGATGTAGCGCTGCGCGTCCGCCTTGGAGTAGCCCGCGGCGGCCAGGCGCTGGGCGAAGTCCGGCCCCAGGAACACCGCCAGCTCGCCGCCATAGTACACGTTGCCGTGCGAGTTAGCCCTCAACCCATTGACGATCGTCCGCAGAATGCTCTCCGGCTGCTGGCCGACGGTGAACACGTCGAAATTGCCCCGCAAGAATATGACCGTGACGGCGCTCGTCTCCCTGTCCAGCCCCCTGTCGGCGTGCAGCGGCTGCCACGGGCTGTCCTCCTGGTTTTCGCCCATGCACAAGGTGTACTTGCCCGGCTGGCCCAGCGTGGCGTAGTCCGTAAGTCCGGCGATGCACCCGCCGATGGCCGCCAGGACGAAGCGCATCGCACGGCCAATGGTCGCGTTGGCCTGCACGCCGGGGCCGAGAGCGTTCGCACCGCTGTTGACGCCGATCTTTCCGCGGACGGGGCCGTGGACCAGGACAAGGGGCGTCTGCGGGCCTGTGCCCGTCAGCACGCCCACGGCGTTCAAGTCGCGGGCAGGGAGAGCGCGGACGGCGGCCAGCAGCACGGGCATGTACTCCGGACGGCACCCCGCCATGACGGCGCAGGCGGCCACCTTCGCAAGCGTGGCCGCGCCCCAGCGCGGGGGCACGTGGGCGACAACTTCATCCGGCGTCCTTCCACAGAAGGACAACATAGCCTTCACGCGCTCCGGAGTGGGCGGTACGACAGGCAGGCCGTCCCAGCACCGCAGACCGGCAAGCAGCTCGCCCATAGCCTCCGGCGTGGCCTTGACGCGCAGACGCTCCGTCCCTGCATTCGGGCTGATGCCGAGCGCCTGCTCAATCTGCTCACGGGATGCGTGCAGGCCGCGGTAGCGGGCCGACAGTGTGCGCGGAGGGTCGGTCAGAGCGTGGACGACCTCGTCCAGAACGGCCTCGGCGGACGCCCGCGGGTCGCCTCCCACGGCATTGGGGATCGCCACCATCGGCAGGTCGGGCGCGCCCACGGACGCGGTCGCCGTCTGGCCCAGAACTGCCCCCTTCGTCGAGCAGATGATGGCGGTGGGCAGGCCCCGCGTCTCGAACTCGACGGCGTCCCACGCGGCGATGGCTCCGCCCGGCCTGTTCTCCGCCACGCCCAGGATGACGGCGTCCACGCGGGCGCGCAGGCCCTCTATCTCCCCGGCTGTCAGCGGCATGATGTAGTGGCGTCGGACAACGAGCGTGACGTCGGCGACGCCGGAGCGCGCCTGAAGCAATCCGCTCAGCCGATCGGCGACGGCGCGGGAGAAGGCGAGCGGGCTGTGGACGATGGCGATGCGCTTCCCCGACAGCCCGGTCAATCGGCGGGCCAGCGCGTGTTCAGGCGGCCGGAGTCCGGCCACGGGGTTGACAATCTCGATAGTCTCAGACGCGGCTGAACGAGGGGCCATAGCAGCCTCCGTAGGAGCTGAGCAGGACGCCAACTGCCCGCGCCCGTTACAATGAGCACACTCTAGGGGCGCACGTTGCGCGTGTCAAGCGTTTGACAGCTATTTTGCGTCTATGGTAGTCTAGGGCACTTATGGAACGCCGCCTATTCGCCGACGCAGGAGGGCTGCATGGACTACATCCAACGCTACCTTGCCGAGGAGTTCGCCGGAGACTACAAAGAGGGCCTTATCACCCGTCGGGAGTTTGTTCATCGCATAACCCTTATCATGGGCAGCGCCGCCGCGGCGCTCGTCATGATGGAGACGATCGGGTGCGCGCCTGAGCCATCGCCGACGCCTACTGCCACCGCCATTCCGCCCACGCTGACACCACCCACGCCCGCGTCCACTCCAACGCCCGCGCCGTCGCCGACCGCGGGGACCACGTCCACTCCAACACCCGCGCCATCGCCGACTGCGGCGCAAACCGCGGCGCCGACCGCAGCGCCTACTGCGACGCGCGCTGCGCCGTCCGGCATCACGGTATCGCCCGACGACCCCACCATCGAAGCGGGTCCAGTCTCTTTCCGAAGCAAGGCGGGCATCCTCATGCTGGGCTACCTCTCGCGGCCCCGGGCGCAGGGTACGTATCCCGGTGTGCTGGTCATCCACGAGAACCGCGGCTTGCTGCCCCACTTCGCCGACGTGACCCGACGCTTCGCCAAAGAAGGGTACGCGGCGCTCGCCATTGACCTGGCCTCACGCGAGGGCGGGACGGCCAAGTTCGCCGACTCCGCCGAGGTGTCCGGCATACTCGCCCGCGCATCCCGCGAGCGCGTCGTGGACGACATGAACGCGGGGCTTACGTATTTGCAGGGCCTCCCCTACGTCCGCCGCGACCGTCTGGGAGCCATTGGGTTCTGCTTTGGCGGAGGCATGGTCTGGCTTCTGGCCGTCAGCAACCCGGAACTGAAGGCGGCGGTCCCGTTCTACGGCCCCAGGCCGCCGTTGCAGGACGTGCCGAACATGCAGGCCGCTGTTCTTGGCGCGTACGCCGAGAACGACAACT containing:
- a CDS encoding dienelactone hydrolase family protein → MDYIQRYLAEEFAGDYKEGLITRREFVHRITLIMGSAAAALVMMETIGCAPEPSPTPTATAIPPTLTPPTPASTPTPAPSPTAGTTSTPTPAPSPTAAQTAAPTAAPTATRAAPSGITVSPDDPTIEAGPVSFRSKAGILMLGYLSRPRAQGTYPGVLVIHENRGLLPHFADVTRRFAKEGYAALAIDLASREGGTAKFADSAEVSGILARASRERVVDDMNAGLTYLQGLPYVRRDRLGAIGFCFGGGMVWLLAVSNPELKAAVPFYGPRPPLQDVPNMQAAVLGAYAENDNFVNPGVPDLEAALKAGRKAYQLKTYPGTGHGFFNDTGARYNAEGVAAAWKDALSWFSLYLKGVATG